The sequence TACTTACAGAAAAAGAGATTGAACGTAAAAAAGAACATGGACTCGCAGATTCTTGGTACAAGGAATTATCTAAAATGTACGCTCCTGCCGGAAGAATCATTTGGCCTGAGGAAATAGCAGCGGCAACGATTTATTGGCTCTCTGATGAAAGTGGTCCAATCAGTGGGCAAGTGGTTGATTTGGAACAATTCCCGATGATTGGCAGAAATATCCCAAAAGATTCGACTACTATCCCTCATAAAAAGAATTAACACGAAACTCAAATGCCTAAAATAGCCGCCTTCCCAAAAGCATTTATGCAGGCCCTTTGTAAAGACGGGTCCATGAAAATTTCCGAATGGATTGATCTTGCTGCTCCCCTGGACATTGATGGGCTGGAGTGGTATGCAGGTTTTTTGGAAATGGAAAACAAGAAAAACTGGCCTGTATTCAGGAGAATGGTAGAGGATAAAGGAATGGTCATTCCAATGATGTGCTGCTCTCCAGACTTCACACATCGAGACAAGGCTTTTCGGGAAAAAGAGATACAAAAGCAAAAGCGTTGGATAGAAATGACCGATGAATTGGGAGGCAAATATTGTCGGGTTCTTTCCGGTCAATATAGACCTGAATTATCAGTCGAGGAAGGAATCAAATTAGCTAAAGAATGTATCGAGACCTGTCTCCCTTATGCTCAATCATTAGGAATTACCTTGATTATAGAAAACCATTACAAAGATGATTTTTGGGAGTACCCTGAGTTTGCACAAAAAAGAGAGATTTTCACAAAACTGGTCAATAGCATTCATCATCCCTATTTCGGTGTAAACTACGACCCCAGCAATACTTATTTAGCAGGGGAAGATCCATTGGATTTATTGTATGATGTATCAGAAAGAGTAGTCACCATGCATGCCAGTGATCGGTATCTGAAAAATGGTACTATAGAAGATCTGAGAAAAGAAGAAGGAGGAGCACAAGGCTATGCCAAAAGACTAAGTCATGGAGAAATCGGCCAAGGCATGAATGATTACGATGCCATTTTTTCTGAATTAAAAAGAGTGGGCTTTGACTCTTGGATCAGCATTGAAGACGGGGTTGATGGGATGGATCAGCTCGAGCGAAGTGTAGGGTTTTTGAAGAAAAAAATAGCTCAGTATTGGCATCAATGATATGCGAATTGAGAAATACGGAATACGATATTTTCGTAACCTTTGAGGCGTCATTTTGAAGGAGGTACGACTAAAAAATCAACTCGAAGGTTTATAAAACATTTAACCTAAACAACATTGAAGACCTATAACTACACTTCCGTTCCCTCCCAATGCTTTCTAGGTGAAGGCCCCTATTGGCATCATGACCGACAAAGCTTTTTCTGGGTTGATATTGAAAATGGGAAACTCTTTGAACATAAAATTAGCTCTG comes from Algoriphagus halophilus and encodes:
- a CDS encoding sugar phosphate isomerase/epimerase family protein, yielding MPKIAAFPKAFMQALCKDGSMKISEWIDLAAPLDIDGLEWYAGFLEMENKKNWPVFRRMVEDKGMVIPMMCCSPDFTHRDKAFREKEIQKQKRWIEMTDELGGKYCRVLSGQYRPELSVEEGIKLAKECIETCLPYAQSLGITLIIENHYKDDFWEYPEFAQKREIFTKLVNSIHHPYFGVNYDPSNTYLAGEDPLDLLYDVSERVVTMHASDRYLKNGTIEDLRKEEGGAQGYAKRLSHGEIGQGMNDYDAIFSELKRVGFDSWISIEDGVDGMDQLERSVGFLKKKIAQYWHQ